In one Sphingobacterium daejeonense genomic region, the following are encoded:
- a CDS encoding quinone-dependent dihydroorotate dehydrogenase produces the protein MYKLVKPLFFSMNPEEAHHTVTSGLKFFNKIWGSKALLKSLYCVDDPRLETKVFGLTFKNPVGLAAGFDKNAEYIEDMARLGFGFIEIGTVTPKPQPGNDKPRMFRLVDDHALINRMGFNNKGADVAAAKLKFLKEKNGVIIGGNIGKNKVTPNEEAVNDYIYCFNSLFDYVDYFVVNVSSPNTPGLRELQEKGPLMQILNTLQQLNLEKSNPKPILLKIAPDLTFTQLDDIVEIVLETKIAGVIATNTTIAREGLQSHRSLVQEPGGVSGKPLTRRSTEVIKYLSDKSEKAFPIIGVGGIHSAEDAIEKLNAGASLVQVYTGFIYQGPGLVADICKGILKEKNK, from the coding sequence TGTATAAGCTAGTTAAACCATTATTCTTCTCCATGAACCCTGAAGAAGCACATCACACGGTGACTTCTGGATTGAAATTCTTCAACAAAATTTGGGGCTCGAAAGCTTTGTTAAAATCATTGTATTGCGTTGATGACCCAAGGTTGGAAACTAAGGTTTTCGGCTTGACATTCAAGAACCCTGTCGGTCTTGCCGCTGGATTTGATAAAAATGCAGAATACATCGAGGATATGGCAAGACTTGGTTTTGGCTTTATAGAAATTGGAACCGTTACACCAAAACCGCAGCCCGGAAATGACAAACCCAGGATGTTCAGACTTGTGGATGACCATGCGCTGATCAATAGAATGGGATTCAATAATAAAGGTGCAGATGTAGCTGCCGCTAAACTGAAATTCCTAAAAGAAAAAAATGGAGTAATCATAGGCGGGAATATTGGTAAAAATAAAGTTACACCTAATGAAGAAGCAGTAAACGATTACATCTACTGCTTTAACTCGTTGTTTGATTATGTCGATTATTTTGTAGTGAATGTCAGTTCACCAAATACTCCAGGACTTCGTGAATTACAGGAAAAAGGACCGTTAATGCAGATTCTAAACACACTGCAGCAATTAAATCTTGAAAAAAGTAATCCAAAGCCCATATTGTTAAAAATTGCTCCTGATTTGACCTTCACACAGTTGGACGATATAGTAGAAATAGTTTTGGAAACAAAAATCGCAGGAGTGATTGCTACCAATACAACAATTGCTAGAGAAGGTCTGCAAAGCCATAGAAGTTTGGTTCAGGAACCAGGTGGGGTAAGTGGAAAGCCATTAACAAGAAGATCAACAGAGGTGATTAAATACCTTTCAGATAAATCAGAAAAAGCATTTCCAATCATAGGGGTAGGAGGAATACACTCTGCAGAGGATGCAATTGAAAAATTAAACGCAGGTGCAAGCCTTGTACAGGTATATACAGGATTTATATACCAAGGGCCTGGCCTCGTTGCCGATATTTGTAAAGGAATTCTGAAAGAGAAAAATAAATAA
- a CDS encoding copper resistance protein NlpE translates to MKQLWLIAGIASIITVSSCTSNAKKQLESDSSSMETTDTNVLDTTHTSQNSLDWAGSYTGVIPCADCPGIETTVTLNSDGTFSYKGVYQESDTKVEDTGKFMWHNNGSVVHLVGKDVNMKLKVGRKSIVFFRSRRKSY, encoded by the coding sequence ATGAAACAACTATGGTTAATAGCGGGCATAGCATCTATTATAACGGTTAGCTCCTGCACATCAAATGCCAAAAAACAATTAGAATCTGATTCTAGCAGTATGGAAACAACCGATACGAATGTTTTAGATACCACGCATACTTCTCAGAACTCATTGGACTGGGCTGGGTCTTACACTGGCGTAATTCCATGTGCAGATTGTCCGGGAATTGAAACTACTGTGACTTTAAATTCAGACGGGACCTTTAGTTATAAAGGAGTTTATCAAGAAAGTGATACCAAAGTTGAAGATACAGGTAAATTCATGTGGCACAACAACGGCAGTGTAGTACATTTAGTTGGAAAAGATGTGAACATGAAGCTGAAAGTTGGGAGAAAATCAATTGTTTTCTTTAGATCAAGAAGGAAATCCTATTGA